A part of Helicobacter himalayensis genomic DNA contains:
- a CDS encoding type I glyceraldehyde-3-phosphate dehydrogenase, translating into MITLAVNGLGRLGRNIICAVLKRDDIEIKVTHDVASGAMLAYLFENDSVQARDFVKVVYVEKADFVDSCAEFDVKSCERAGVLEFELNNGKKKSFVFLQNCARESLNFGAVDVVVESSGKYLDSQSVAIHLKNGAKKVIISAPASDDTPTFVLGANEHLYNEESIISNASCTSNALGAICKMLDSAYGIESGILTTIHSYTNDQNLLDNAHRSDKRRARAAALNIIPTSTGAAKALYKVLPNLKGKFHGHSVRVPVADVSMIDINLKLKKNVSTEAVNALFAQSAKGALSGIIAIDKECRVSSDFIGNTHSAIIAEDLTFCLPCENGSMLKLMAWYDNECGYAHRILDMAVFITRTR; encoded by the coding sequence ATGATAACACTCGCGGTAAATGGGCTTGGCAGGCTTGGGCGCAATATAATATGCGCGGTACTAAAGCGCGATGATATAGAAATAAAAGTAACGCACGATGTGGCTTCTGGGGCAATGCTAGCGTATTTGTTTGAAAATGACAGCGTGCAGGCGCGGGATTTTGTCAAAGTGGTGTATGTGGAAAAAGCGGATTTTGTGGATTCTTGCGCGGAATTTGATGTGAAATCTTGTGAGCGCGCGGGTGTGCTTGAGTTTGAGCTAAACAATGGCAAGAAAAAAAGCTTCGTATTTTTGCAAAATTGTGCGCGTGAAAGTCTCAACTTTGGCGCGGTAGATGTGGTGGTGGAATCTAGCGGGAAATATTTAGATTCCCAAAGTGTGGCGATACATCTAAAAAATGGCGCAAAAAAGGTGATAATCTCAGCCCCCGCAAGTGATGATACGCCAACTTTTGTGCTTGGGGCAAATGAACATCTCTACAATGAAGAATCTATCATTTCTAATGCTTCCTGCACGAGCAACGCGCTTGGGGCGATTTGTAAAATGCTAGATTCTGCGTATGGGATAGAATCTGGGATACTCACCACAATCCATAGCTACACAAATGACCAAAATCTCCTTGATAACGCGCATAGAAGCGATAAAAGGCGCGCGCGCGCTGCGGCTCTTAATATAATCCCAACAAGCACAGGCGCGGCAAAGGCACTCTATAAGGTGCTTCCAAACTTAAAAGGCAAGTTTCACGGGCATAGCGTGCGCGTGCCGGTGGCTGATGTGTCGATGATTGATATAAATTTGAAATTGAAAAAAAATGTGAGCACAGAGGCTGTCAATGCGCTTTTTGCGCAATCTGCTAAAGGCGCGCTAAGCGGGATTATAGCCATTGATAAGGAATGCAGGGTCAGTAGTGATTTTATCGGAAACACTCATAGTGCCATTATTGCGGAGGATTTGACTTTTTGCCTGCCTTGTGAGAATGGAAGTATGCTAAAGCTTATGGCGTGGTATGATAATGAATGTGGCTATGCGCATAGAATCTTGGATATGGCGGTTTTTATCACGCGCACGCGCTAG
- a CDS encoding major outer membrane protein — protein MNTTFKLSLAALTALGTLSSASAMSFLEALEGTSISSTTFVRYTEKTGLGDAGGRASGSRFQVKSYLNFLTQDFEGYQAGFGLYYNQGSGMPLSANGNSAHTDLLGTGASHLGGQGINANLNIFGVSEAFLNKKFDENGKYSAKVGMMYLKTPFTDGTMDRGVGASTAFQFGNTTLKVAAYDSWSSMDWAFMRTLGGYGEGKNLYGHDSFKNNLFYIGAEKPAVDGSGLDYKLYLSAISRMINAAAYLDLGYNTGGFRLGAQVAYTQFGKYGGEHKKDIYGKGNALVYQGFGPINASSDVINHNKSDLINPNNDLAKNAGLYNIQASYASKGSFMLKAGFTGSFGDSYGALIDNQGAFNLGGMVWHNMLVYGGNGASMFGSGGVKGTNIMVGYAKFVLDATEKLKLGIDVAYVGGANNIHGNRNNFTSSSLSNKNTNFIEITPSLVYKLNERFTFTSWYGQSVGDMKLHIARAEVKFAF, from the coding sequence ATGAACACAACATTTAAACTTTCTCTAGCAGCATTAACTGCTCTTGGTACTCTTAGTAGTGCTAGTGCGATGAGCTTCTTAGAAGCGTTGGAGGGCACCAGTATATCAAGCACAACTTTTGTGCGCTATACAGAAAAGACAGGCTTAGGAGATGCAGGCGGAAGAGCATCTGGCTCGCGTTTTCAGGTTAAATCTTACCTAAACTTCCTTACACAAGATTTTGAAGGCTATCAAGCAGGCTTTGGACTTTACTACAATCAAGGTAGCGGTATGCCACTAAGCGCAAATGGTAACAGCGCGCATACTGACTTATTAGGCACAGGGGCATCACACTTAGGCGGGCAAGGAATTAATGCTAACCTTAATATCTTTGGTGTATCTGAAGCATTTTTAAACAAAAAGTTTGATGAAAATGGCAAATACAGCGCAAAAGTGGGAATGATGTATTTAAAAACTCCTTTCACTGATGGCACTATGGATAGGGGTGTGGGTGCTAGCACAGCCTTCCAGTTTGGTAATACCACTTTAAAAGTCGCAGCATACGACTCTTGGTCATCAATGGACTGGGCATTTATGCGCACACTTGGAGGCTATGGAGAAGGCAAGAATCTATATGGTCACGATTCTTTTAAAAACAACCTCTTTTATATCGGAGCAGAAAAGCCAGCAGTTGATGGCAGCGGGCTAGACTACAAACTCTATCTTTCAGCTATCTCGCGTATGATAAATGCAGCAGCCTATCTTGACTTAGGATACAACACAGGTGGTTTTAGACTCGGCGCGCAAGTTGCCTACACACAATTTGGCAAATACGGCGGAGAACATAAGAAAGATATTTATGGAAAAGGAAATGCACTCGTATATCAAGGATTTGGACCAATAAATGCTAGTAGTGATGTTATTAACCATAACAAATCAGACCTTATCAACCCAAATAATGACTTAGCAAAAAATGCTGGTTTGTATAACATCCAAGCAAGCTATGCAAGCAAAGGAAGCTTTATGCTAAAAGCTGGATTTACTGGAAGCTTTGGCGATAGCTATGGCGCACTCATCGACAATCAAGGTGCATTCAATCTCGGTGGTATGGTATGGCATAATATGCTAGTGTATGGTGGAAATGGCGCAAGTATGTTTGGCTCTGGTGGTGTAAAAGGCACAAACATTATGGTAGGCTATGCGAAGTTTGTCCTTGATGCGACTGAAAAGCTTAAACTCGGCATTGATGTAGCCTATGTAGGTGGTGCAAACAACATTCACGGGAATAGAAATAACTTCACTTCTTCATCACTTAGCAACAAAAACACAAACTTTATAGAAATCACACCTTCGCTTGTCTATAAGCTCAATGAGCGCTTTACTTTCACAAGCTGGTATGGACAAAGTGTAGGCGATATGAAGCTTCACATTGCACGCGCTGAAGTGAAATTCGCATTCTAA
- a CDS encoding 6-hydroxymethylpterin diphosphokinase MptE-like protein, with protein sequence MNLSEILHTNDFARLDSYMSATFARNMMFFSTLNPSLFARLKSAPTTHNLYFDGKELNIINLSDGAFVYRQGEMLALQRALAVNPLNNTNYELYTNNLALQKLDEEKIPLTAKVCNNLINLMLAFPSQKEFLLSASFLPSLTIFGALGGVFLQILLESGVYFHSLLLFEEYLDMFRIMLYFVDFELLFARVSEKSCYLFVENLINKEFVNSYFSTHKITNNFLRLELYLYESPKIASARSIVQEAYKINARGWGSFDDEMIGVRNSVKNFHTNFGILNLPKRVNVPICVVGNGVSLDSLLPFIKKNAPNMLIFSCGTALKPLKAYGIEPDFQIEIERISYLKEVLEGAPLGDTTLLCGSVVQPNAINLAKKGFLFMRGGSASAYMFSPKSVVEFSAPYVGNAGFALAALLGEEVLICGLDCGYIQGKSKHAKNSFYGTESSAIPTNAFEVRANKDKKVFSDALFSLSAQSIERAIKVFAPNLVLNLGEGAYLQGSRACEVDSFELRKVNKARAIKQIESYFQKDYNKVFKEKKFTDLYTKEVLEYKDELLRALRVNVGSKKELFALVDKVHRLSLRKSASLPFVGILFEGSIAHILHTLMVCVLHLSSDDISEFYAKAYALIEQGLGAMGVSYRLFAMQNKMAK encoded by the coding sequence ATGAATCTTTCTGAAATCTTGCATACAAATGATTTTGCGCGCTTAGATTCTTATATGAGTGCGACTTTTGCGCGCAATATGATGTTTTTTAGCACGCTCAATCCGAGTCTTTTTGCACGGCTTAAGTCTGCGCCCACCACGCACAATCTCTACTTTGATGGCAAAGAGCTAAATATTATCAATCTTAGCGATGGCGCGTTTGTGTACAGACAAGGCGAGATGTTAGCCCTGCAACGCGCCCTAGCGGTAAATCCGCTCAATAACACAAATTATGAGCTTTATACAAATAACCTCGCACTACAAAAGCTAGACGAGGAGAAAATCCCGCTAACCGCGAAAGTTTGCAACAATCTTATTAACCTTATGCTTGCCTTTCCTTCGCAAAAAGAGTTTCTTTTGAGTGCGAGTTTTCTGCCAAGTCTTACGATTTTTGGCGCGTTAGGAGGGGTGTTTTTGCAGATTCTCTTAGAATCTGGTGTGTATTTTCATTCTTTGTTGCTTTTTGAGGAATACCTTGATATGTTCCGCATTATGCTGTATTTTGTGGATTTTGAGTTGCTTTTTGCGCGCGTGAGCGAGAAGTCGTGTTATTTGTTTGTGGAAAATCTCATCAATAAGGAGTTTGTCAATAGCTACTTTAGCACGCATAAAATCACGAATAATTTTTTGCGCCTTGAGCTGTATTTGTATGAAAGTCCCAAGATTGCTAGCGCGCGTAGTATCGTGCAGGAGGCGTATAAGATAAATGCGCGCGGTTGGGGGAGCTTTGATGATGAGATGATAGGCGTGAGAAATAGTGTGAAAAATTTTCATACAAATTTTGGAATCCTAAACCTTCCAAAACGTGTGAATGTGCCAATTTGCGTGGTGGGAAATGGGGTGAGTTTAGATTCTTTGCTTCCTTTTATTAAAAAAAATGCACCAAATATGCTGATTTTTTCCTGTGGTACGGCTTTAAAACCGCTTAAAGCTTATGGCATAGAGCCGGATTTTCAAATCGAAATTGAACGCATTTCTTATCTTAAAGAAGTGCTAGAGGGCGCGCCGCTAGGAGATACGACGCTTTTATGCGGAAGTGTGGTGCAGCCAAATGCGATAAATCTTGCCAAAAAAGGCTTTTTGTTTATGCGTGGCGGGAGTGCGAGTGCGTATATGTTTAGCCCAAAAAGTGTGGTTGAGTTTAGCGCGCCTTATGTTGGAAATGCAGGCTTTGCACTTGCGGCACTTTTGGGCGAGGAGGTGCTTATTTGCGGGCTAGATTGTGGCTATATACAGGGCAAAAGCAAGCATGCTAAAAATTCTTTTTATGGCACAGAATCTAGCGCGATTCCGACAAATGCCTTTGAAGTGCGCGCAAACAAGGATAAAAAAGTCTTTTCTGACGCGCTTTTTTCGTTAAGTGCGCAGAGCATTGAGCGTGCGATTAAGGTTTTTGCGCCAAATCTTGTGCTAAATTTGGGCGAGGGTGCGTATCTGCAAGGAAGTAGGGCGTGTGAAGTTGATTCGTTTGAGTTAAGAAAAGTCAATAAAGCGCGCGCTATTAAGCAGATAGAATCTTACTTTCAAAAAGACTACAACAAGGTATTTAAAGAAAAAAAATTCACAGATTTATACACAAAAGAGGTGTTGGAGTATAAAGATGAGCTTTTAAGGGCTTTGCGCGTCAATGTGGGGAGCAAAAAAGAGCTATTTGCACTTGTGGATAAGGTGCATCGCCTAAGCCTTAGGAAAAGTGCGAGTTTGCCATTTGTGGGGATTTTGTTTGAAGGCTCAATCGCGCATATTTTGCATACGCTTATGGTGTGTGTGTTGCATTTAAGCAGTGATGATATTAGTGAGTTTTATGCGAAAGCTTATGCGCTCATCGAGCAGGGTTTAGGTGCTATGGGTGTGAGCTATCGCCTCTTTGCAATGCAAAATAAAATGGCAAAATAA
- a CDS encoding UPF0323 family lipoprotein, producing the protein MKLGKIKDYAMVGSLGVAVAFALQGCEDSNKDSKILQSQAVKNGAFVVIEEQQDGSYKVLEEYPSETTRVMLKDKDGNERMLSQEEIDNLIAVEEKKIDSGTSELTNPNGGGLGLGGAILASAAGAILGSYIGNKLFNNSNYKANAQRNYKSPQAYERSKNSFSNSAKSTTSSATRSTGAKSGFFGNSSNASRSTSSSMGA; encoded by the coding sequence ATGAAGCTAGGAAAAATCAAAGATTATGCGATGGTAGGGTCGCTGGGCGTGGCTGTGGCGTTTGCGTTGCAAGGTTGTGAGGATAGCAATAAGGATTCTAAGATTTTGCAATCTCAAGCGGTAAAAAATGGCGCATTTGTCGTCATCGAGGAACAGCAAGATGGTAGCTATAAGGTGCTAGAGGAATATCCCAGTGAGACAACGCGCGTGATGCTCAAAGACAAAGACGGCAATGAGCGTATGTTAAGTCAAGAGGAGATTGATAATCTCATCGCGGTGGAGGAGAAAAAAATAGATTCTGGAACAAGCGAACTTACTAATCCAAATGGCGGTGGATTGGGACTTGGTGGCGCGATTTTGGCATCTGCGGCGGGCGCAATACTAGGAAGCTACATTGGGAATAAACTTTTTAATAACTCAAACTACAAAGCAAATGCCCAGCGCAATTACAAATCCCCACAGGCTTATGAGCGTAGCAAAAATAGCTTTTCAAATTCTGCTAAAAGCACGACTTCAAGCGCGACAAGAAGCACTGGTGCAAAAAGTGGATTCTTTGGCAATAGCTCAAATGCTAGCAGAAGTACTTCAAGCTCTATGGGAGCGTAA
- a CDS encoding tRNA (5-methylaminomethyl-2-thiouridine)(34)-methyltransferase MnmD: MLELRQSADLSFSAYSVEFDECYHSLREGALKESLQKHIQPAFAKILQNLRAQRASQNALRNVSQNTLQSDTFAGGIFENAAFDTLKAPVCEAQAHITILDICFGLGYNSFATLLYYATYAPKIRLKIYSPEKDCALLDSLSSFPYPSEFNALSLSEILYALTHYGVYEGKNADIALYKGDALEYVKTLQNESFDIIYQDAFSPRKNPALWSEEYFMQCFRILKPNGILTTYSQSVQIRQNAINCGFFAYDFKQEICEGANKIRGGTLLLKEPLLELENYALKGIAKRG; encoded by the coding sequence ATGCTAGAGCTTAGGCAAAGTGCGGATTTGAGCTTTAGCGCGTATAGTGTGGAGTTTGATGAGTGTTATCATAGCTTGAGAGAGGGCGCGCTCAAAGAAAGCTTGCAAAAGCACATACAGCCCGCATTTGCAAAAATCTTGCAGAATCTGCGCGCGCAAAGGGCTTCACAAAATGCCTTACGAAATGTTTCGCAAAATACCTTGCAGAGTGACACTTTTGCAGGCGGTATTTTTGAAAATGCTGCTTTTGACACGCTAAAAGCGCCTGTGTGCGAGGCTCAAGCACACATTACTATTTTAGATATTTGCTTTGGGCTAGGTTATAATAGCTTTGCAACCTTGCTTTATTACGCCACTTACGCGCCAAAGATAAGGCTTAAAATTTATTCCCCAGAAAAAGACTGCGCACTTTTAGATTCTCTGTCTTCTTTTCCCTATCCTAGCGAGTTTAACGCACTTTCTTTAAGTGAGATTTTGTATGCGCTTACACATTATGGAGTTTATGAGGGCAAAAACGCGGATATTGCGCTTTATAAAGGCGACGCGCTAGAATATGTCAAAACCTTGCAAAATGAAAGCTTTGATATTATCTATCAAGACGCATTTTCACCGCGCAAAAATCCCGCACTTTGGAGCGAGGAATATTTTATGCAATGTTTTAGAATCTTAAAGCCAAATGGGATTCTCACCACTTATTCTCAAAGTGTGCAAATCCGCCAAAATGCCATAAATTGTGGATTTTTTGCCTATGATTTTAAGCAAGAAATTTGTGAGGGTGCAAATAAAATTCGCGGTGGCACACTTTTGTTAAAAGAGCCACTTTTAGAGTTGGAAAATTATGCGCTTAAAGGTATCGCAAAGAGAGGGTGA
- a CDS encoding group III truncated hemoglobin: MLKITHDSIAKLMDIFYEKVRKDANLAPIFNAKIGESDTKWQHHKKHIGNFWKQMLLGESTFNGQPLKKHLELPPFPRERFDDWLALFEESLHQVYDEPTSAHILEVARGIAGRFQMMIYDMPH; this comes from the coding sequence ATGTTAAAAATCACACATGATTCTATTGCAAAGCTTATGGATATTTTTTATGAAAAAGTGCGCAAAGACGCCAATCTAGCGCCTATTTTTAACGCCAAAATCGGAGAATCTGATACTAAATGGCAACATCATAAAAAGCATATTGGGAATTTTTGGAAGCAAATGCTTTTAGGAGAATCCACTTTCAATGGGCAACCACTTAAAAAGCATTTGGAGCTTCCGCCATTCCCGCGTGAGCGCTTTGATGACTGGCTCGCACTATTTGAAGAGTCCTTGCACCAAGTGTATGATGAACCCACAAGCGCGCATATTTTGGAGGTTGCGCGCGGGATTGCGGGGCGCTTTCAAATGATGATATATGATATGCCCCACTAA
- a CDS encoding response regulator — MLQGILLEVDTQKKQGKIQQAVNKREYLFDLELWEGKESELVAKEEIEFDAEKGEVIKIRPKPKPIDPNEIPVTKSPEECILEFFARENSILENYKEFVANHPRLDFLRSQRFILTAYNDLCEMDGTLANPALKALRQEILNLYKEYENYIKKTSYALEYSFEKIFLNRQSAYLKAQDLIEMTQSSLNNAQAQVRPLSKNLEESEFALKNTKGSKTELEKEVKAMRKRYVDLLQYIAVQKELLVKTTERLKRFRETHLEEFSEVFKPMKEDIRTHFVTLLDTKAFDLDSFLWGRAKKSEIVKRFFRDAGIEGGYSSKTFLHYFLRGLDKSKLSPRSRELFDLLHYLEEVSKRNVLIIRESSSDSYRDMQIILKVDSCISVKAQQQMIPAFNELCANKYDIVVMDWRNENVSALDFIRKYKVTKKDSKICFIILMPENQDSEFVLKARDLGVQFFVPSHNADLLSDAVRMAI, encoded by the coding sequence ATGTTGCAAGGGATTTTGTTAGAAGTCGATACGCAAAAAAAACAGGGCAAAATACAGCAGGCTGTCAATAAGCGTGAATATCTCTTTGATTTGGAACTATGGGAGGGTAAAGAAAGCGAGTTGGTGGCAAAAGAGGAAATTGAATTTGATGCTGAAAAGGGCGAGGTGATAAAAATCCGACCAAAGCCAAAACCCATAGACCCCAATGAGATCCCCGTGACAAAAAGCCCAGAAGAATGTATTTTAGAATTTTTTGCGCGTGAGAATAGCATTTTAGAAAATTATAAAGAATTTGTCGCAAATCACCCGCGCCTTGATTTTTTACGCTCACAACGTTTTATTTTGACTGCGTATAATGATTTATGCGAAATGGATGGCACACTTGCAAATCCAGCCTTAAAAGCCCTTAGGCAAGAGATTCTTAACCTTTATAAAGAGTATGAAAACTACATCAAAAAAACTTCTTATGCGCTTGAATATTCCTTTGAAAAAATCTTTTTAAACCGCCAAAGCGCGTATTTAAAAGCGCAGGATTTAATCGAGATGACGCAAAGCTCGCTTAATAACGCTCAAGCTCAAGTGCGTCCATTAAGTAAGAATCTTGAAGAATCTGAATTTGCGCTCAAAAATACCAAAGGCTCTAAGACAGAACTAGAAAAAGAAGTGAAGGCTATGCGTAAGCGCTATGTGGATTTGTTGCAGTATATTGCTGTGCAAAAGGAACTTTTGGTAAAAACAACCGAACGCTTGAAAAGATTTAGAGAGACGCATTTGGAGGAATTTTCTGAAGTGTTTAAACCGATGAAAGAGGATATTCGCACGCATTTTGTTACCTTGCTTGATACGAAGGCGTTTGATTTGGATTCTTTTTTGTGGGGTCGTGCGAAAAAAAGCGAGATTGTCAAGCGATTTTTCCGTGATGCAGGGATTGAGGGAGGTTATAGCTCAAAAACTTTCTTGCATTATTTTTTGCGCGGACTTGATAAATCAAAGCTTAGCCCGCGGAGCAGGGAGCTTTTTGACTTGCTTCATTATTTGGAAGAGGTGAGTAAGCGCAATGTGTTAATTATCCGAGAATCTAGCTCGGATTCTTATCGTGATATGCAGATTATTTTAAAAGTGGATTCTTGTATTTCTGTGAAAGCGCAGCAGCAAATGATTCCTGCATTTAACGAGTTATGCGCAAATAAATATGATATTGTGGTGATGGATTGGCGTAATGAAAATGTCAGCGCGCTTGATTTTATCCGCAAATATAAAGTTACTAAAAAAGATTCTAAAATATGCTTTATAATCCTTATGCCTGAGAATCAAGATTCTGAATTTGTGCTTAAGGCGCGTGATTTGGGCGTGCAGTTTTTTGTCCCTTCGCACAATGCGGATTTGCTTTCAGATGCTGTGCGTATGGCGATTTAA
- a CDS encoding DEAD/DEAH box helicase has translation MTHLLLQKADLSNPYFSLAPKELDSARKVGIFTLYDIGLNPPKNYEQKNLLQTLSVFEKQNVLECALRVEITQCNKAGFGKKMYLRLSAYSLEFDVPINLVIFNPKPFMYSAFGVGKQCVIYGKLERKFSQYSMVQPKILNQSAIENLGKITLQFKDKDSKNLRAVMELLVQKVYSVENLLACGVSLPHARELLRIFQPNNAFVGEFRQNGGFSAQSLGALKFNEILRYMLILRSKRLESRANFVCNGEYESFINALPFSLTKGQRSAIDTIAKDLNSQIAARRLIMGDVGCGKTIVILSAVMMVYPRKSVLLAPTSVLAKQLYEEARKFLPESVKVKLVLGSNKEFTQDALEQEGLESSAQGDLFAFALQDFQNMSQNPYNLNPQKRAECAREAECDLTAQGDAINGIDSCHFIIGTQALLYRNLNFDDCALVMSDEQHRFGTNQRYKLEKMFSAQNGANPSKPHSLQFSATPIPRTMAMINSQYINVSNITDLPFKKDITTSIVGKSDFKGLIAHLQSEFALSHQAIIVYPLVEESEHINYLSLNEGREFWQRHFEGVYVTSGKDKQKERVLEEFKEKGNLLLATTLIEVGISLPRLSTIIIVAPERLGLATLHQLRGRVSRNGLKGYCFLYTHTTNTERLEKFASTLDGFKIAELDLKYRNSGDLLSGARQSGDEFVFFSYEDSEILSEAKSTIEKAKS, from the coding sequence ATGACGCATTTACTTTTGCAAAAAGCGGACTTGAGTAACCCTTACTTTTCTCTTGCTCCAAAAGAGCTAGATTCTGCGCGCAAAGTCGGAATATTCACGTTGTATGATATTGGGCTAAATCCACCAAAAAACTATGAGCAGAAAAATTTATTGCAAACTTTGAGTGTGTTTGAAAAGCAAAATGTACTTGAATGCGCGCTACGCGTGGAAATAACGCAGTGCAATAAAGCAGGCTTTGGCAAAAAGATGTATTTAAGGCTAAGCGCGTATAGTTTGGAATTTGATGTGCCGATAAATCTAGTCATTTTTAATCCTAAGCCTTTTATGTATAGTGCGTTTGGCGTGGGGAAACAATGCGTGATTTATGGGAAATTGGAGAGGAAATTTTCACAATATTCTATGGTGCAGCCAAAGATTCTTAACCAAAGTGCGATTGAAAATCTTGGGAAAATCACATTGCAGTTTAAAGACAAAGATTCTAAGAATCTGCGCGCTGTGATGGAGTTGCTTGTGCAAAAGGTGTATAGCGTGGAAAATCTGCTTGCGTGTGGTGTGAGCTTGCCCCACGCAAGGGAATTGTTAAGGATTTTTCAGCCAAATAATGCGTTTGTTGGGGAGTTTAGGCAAAATGGCGGGTTTAGCGCGCAGAGTTTAGGCGCGTTGAAGTTCAATGAGATTTTGCGCTATATGCTTATTTTGCGTTCAAAGCGTTTGGAATCTCGCGCGAACTTTGTGTGTAATGGCGAGTATGAAAGCTTTATCAACGCGTTGCCTTTTAGCTTGACAAAGGGGCAGAGGAGTGCGATTGATACCATTGCAAAAGACCTCAACTCACAAATTGCCGCTAGACGCCTTATAATGGGTGATGTGGGCTGTGGGAAGACGATTGTGATTTTGAGCGCGGTAATGATGGTATATCCTAGAAAAAGCGTGCTTTTAGCGCCCACGAGCGTGCTAGCAAAGCAGCTTTATGAGGAGGCACGGAAATTTTTGCCAGAATCTGTGAAGGTGAAGCTTGTGCTAGGGAGCAATAAGGAATTTACGCAAGACGCTTTGGAGCAAGAGGGCTTGGAATCTAGCGCACAAGGGGATTTGTTTGCATTTGCTTTGCAAGATTTTCAAAATATGTCGCAAAATCCATACAATCTAAACCCCCAAAAACGCGCCGAGTGTGCGCGCGAAGCGGAGTGCGATTTGACTGCGCAAGGCGATGCAATTAATGGAATAGATTCTTGCCATTTTATCATTGGCACGCAGGCGCTTTTATATCGGAATCTAAACTTTGATGACTGCGCGCTTGTGATGAGTGATGAACAGCATAGATTTGGCACAAATCAGCGCTACAAGCTAGAAAAAATGTTTAGCGCGCAAAATGGGGCAAATCCTAGCAAACCGCATTCTTTGCAGTTTTCTGCTACGCCTATCCCGCGCACAATGGCGATGATAAACTCGCAGTATATCAATGTCAGCAATATCACGGATTTACCTTTCAAAAAAGATATTACGACTTCTATCGTTGGTAAGAGCGATTTTAAGGGGCTTATTGCACATTTGCAAAGTGAGTTTGCGCTTTCTCATCAAGCGATTATCGTGTATCCTTTGGTGGAGGAGAGCGAGCATATTAATTATCTCTCGCTAAATGAGGGGCGCGAGTTTTGGCAGAGGCATTTTGAGGGTGTGTATGTGACTTCTGGTAAGGACAAGCAAAAAGAGCGCGTGCTAGAGGAATTTAAGGAGAAAGGAAATCTGCTTCTTGCAACTACGCTTATTGAGGTGGGGATTTCACTTCCGCGTCTAAGCACGATTATTATCGTAGCGCCTGAGCGTTTGGGACTGGCGACTTTGCATCAGTTGCGCGGGCGGGTTAGTCGCAATGGGCTTAAGGGCTATTGTTTTTTATACACGCATACGACAAATACCGAGCGACTGGAAAAGTTTGCAAGCACGCTTGATGGGTTTAAAATCGCCGAACTTGATTTGAAATATCGCAATAGCGGGGATTTGCTAAGTGGCGCGCGTCAAAGTGGCGATGAGTTTGTGTTTTTTAGCTATGAAGATTCTGAAATTTTAAGCGAGGCAAAAAGTACGATAGAAAAAGCAAAATCTTAA